In the genome of Cystobacter ferrugineus, one region contains:
- a CDS encoding N,N-dimethylformamidase beta subunit family domain-containing protein has product MGQGRNVSRQSLIIMGCLLGLLLGCTQSPTSPPMSGGEQKPIQDPDAGTPILVDGGVTPSPSGPGDAGTPPEPHDPQLIRKENARPGTSAWRITKGANQNEIEGYALESTVSPGQRVSIAVSVKDGPRKFSWEVYRLGYYGGLGGREVVRGGPLQAVPQGACPPQRPTGLVSCTWKPTLEIETDAKWVPGVYLVKLVREDNLQRYVPFFVRAPRPGAEVMAIIPTQTWQAYNVWGGTSLYDDKHSITGVGRAFQASFDRPYYRGQGSGHLLDDDQNLILWLEAQGLDVAYVTDEEMDRSGEILDQAKVFIMSGHDEYWTRTQRDRADKAQAEGRSLINLGANQAYWQVRLDPSADGRPRRIVTCYKGDKRDTVSMKSPDWTGKFRDLAPKRPENELLGVMFSARWHQFAHPTVITQADHWALEGTGFKNGDIIWRANGYEQDQLVENGKSPGNVAVLAESPALSLQGAFGFGQMVVFRKGKAWVFSAGGIDFVHVLGNSDSGDPRAARIVANVLYKGLGREVPDNLVTITPKPLPPPRIPAPATVRTVAGVAGKRGDQDGPPGRGLLAAPVAVAVLPGGGWAVADALANKVKRVSPDGSVSTLSHVRLNGPLGISADAQGNVYVSDSDNYCIRRITPDGTTTVFAGAEMQPGGMDGSASQARFNQPAGLFVTPAQELLVADLGNGVIRRIDLLAPGNPVSTLPANLWMYRPSAVAQGPDGTVYVVETGMMRVLKLSNGTVSVLAGSPPGGFADASGEAARMLPYVGIAVMPDGSVAFSDPGNYRVRRISPSGEVTTLAGSGRFGARDGRGADADFVVPGGLAVGTDGTLYVADSGNALLRAITP; this is encoded by the coding sequence ATGGGACAGGGTCGAAACGTCAGCCGGCAATCGTTGATCATCATGGGGTGTCTGCTGGGACTCCTCTTGGGGTGTACGCAGAGTCCTACCTCTCCTCCCATGAGTGGGGGGGAGCAGAAGCCCATTCAGGATCCGGACGCGGGAACGCCCATCCTGGTCGACGGAGGGGTGACGCCGTCCCCCTCGGGCCCGGGAGACGCGGGCACGCCCCCCGAGCCGCATGATCCCCAGCTCATCCGCAAGGAGAACGCCCGTCCGGGGACGAGTGCCTGGCGCATCACCAAGGGCGCCAACCAGAACGAGATCGAGGGCTACGCGCTCGAGTCCACGGTGTCGCCGGGGCAGCGGGTGTCCATCGCGGTGTCGGTGAAGGACGGTCCGCGCAAGTTCTCCTGGGAGGTGTACCGGTTGGGCTACTACGGCGGGCTGGGGGGCCGGGAGGTGGTGCGTGGAGGTCCGCTGCAGGCGGTGCCCCAGGGGGCGTGCCCGCCGCAGCGGCCCACGGGGTTGGTGAGCTGCACCTGGAAGCCGACGCTGGAGATCGAGACGGACGCGAAGTGGGTGCCGGGCGTGTACCTGGTGAAGCTGGTGCGCGAGGACAACCTCCAGCGCTACGTGCCGTTCTTCGTGAGGGCTCCGCGGCCGGGCGCCGAGGTGATGGCGATCATCCCCACCCAGACCTGGCAGGCGTACAACGTCTGGGGCGGCACCAGCCTCTACGATGACAAGCACAGCATCACGGGGGTGGGGCGTGCCTTCCAGGCCTCGTTCGACAGGCCCTACTACCGCGGCCAGGGCTCGGGCCACCTCCTGGACGATGATCAAAACCTCATCCTGTGGCTGGAGGCGCAGGGGCTGGACGTGGCGTACGTCACCGACGAGGAGATGGACCGCAGCGGGGAGATCCTCGATCAGGCCAAGGTGTTCATCATGTCGGGGCACGATGAGTACTGGACGCGCACGCAGCGTGACCGGGCCGACAAGGCGCAGGCCGAGGGCCGCTCGCTCATCAACCTCGGGGCGAACCAGGCCTACTGGCAGGTGCGGCTGGATCCGTCGGCGGATGGCCGGCCGCGGAGAATCGTCACCTGCTACAAGGGCGACAAGCGCGACACGGTGAGCATGAAGAGCCCGGACTGGACGGGCAAGTTCCGGGATCTGGCGCCGAAGCGTCCGGAGAACGAGCTGCTGGGCGTGATGTTCTCGGCGCGCTGGCACCAGTTCGCCCACCCCACGGTCATCACCCAGGCGGACCACTGGGCCCTGGAGGGCACGGGATTCAAGAACGGCGACATCATCTGGCGCGCCAACGGCTACGAGCAGGATCAGCTGGTGGAGAATGGCAAGTCGCCCGGGAACGTGGCGGTGCTGGCCGAGTCTCCCGCGCTGTCGCTGCAGGGCGCCTTTGGCTTCGGGCAGATGGTGGTGTTCCGCAAGGGCAAGGCGTGGGTGTTCTCCGCGGGCGGCATCGACTTCGTGCACGTGCTGGGCAACAGCGACTCGGGAGATCCACGCGCGGCGCGCATCGTGGCCAACGTGCTCTACAAGGGCCTGGGCCGGGAGGTGCCGGACAACCTGGTGACCATCACGCCCAAGCCCCTGCCGCCGCCGAGGATTCCCGCGCCCGCCACGGTGCGCACGGTGGCGGGAGTCGCCGGCAAGCGGGGAGATCAGGATGGTCCTCCGGGCCGGGGACTGCTGGCCGCGCCGGTGGCGGTGGCGGTGCTGCCCGGGGGCGGCTGGGCCGTGGCGGACGCGCTGGCCAACAAGGTGAAGCGCGTGTCGCCGGATGGCTCCGTCTCCACGCTCTCGCATGTGCGGCTCAATGGTCCGCTGGGGATCTCCGCGGACGCGCAGGGCAACGTGTACGTGTCCGACTCGGACAACTACTGCATCCGCCGCATCACGCCGGACGGCACGACGACGGTGTTCGCCGGAGCGGAGATGCAGCCGGGCGGCATGGACGGCAGCGCCTCGCAGGCGCGCTTCAATCAGCCCGCGGGGCTCTTCGTCACGCCGGCGCAGGAGCTGCTGGTGGCGGACCTGGGCAATGGCGTCATCCGCCGCATCGATCTGCTCGCGCCGGGCAACCCCGTGTCCACGCTCCCGGCGAACCTGTGGATGTACCGGCCCTCGGCGGTGGCGCAGGGCCCGGACGGCACGGTGTACGTGGTGGAGACGGGGATGATGCGCGTGCTCAAGCTGTCCAACGGCACGGTGAGCGTGCTGGCCGGCTCGCCTCCGGGCGGCTTCGCGGACGCGAGTGGTGAGGCCGCGCGCATGCTGCCCTACGTGGGCATCGCGGTGATGCCGGACGGGAGCGTGGCGTTCTCGGATCCGGGCAACTACCGGGTGCGGCGCATCTCCCCCTCGGGCGAGGTGACGACGCTGGCGGGCTCGGGGCGCTTCGGCGCGCGGGATGGCCGGGGCGCGGACGCGGACTTCGTGGTGCCCGGTGGGCTCGCCGTGGGCACGGATGGAACGCTGTACGTGGCGGACTCGGGCAACGCGCTGCTGCGCGCCATCACCCCGTGA
- a CDS encoding aspartate kinase, whose translation MPIVVQKYGGSSVADVEKLRRVALRVKQTRERGYQVVVVVSARGDTTDELLALAKQVSADPPRRELDMLLTCGERISMALLSMALQEMGVPAISFTGSQSGIITNDVHSQARIVEVRPYRIEEELARGQVVIVAGYQGVSTRREVTTLGRGGSDTTAVALAAALGAEACEIYSDVDGIFSADPRVVPDARKLESLSYDEMQELASAGAKVLNAQAVEFAKARGIVIQARTAHGQGTGTRVEQGTPGVTGVKGVTAEGEMAVLSAVGAPARVAQVLEFLDARAVRGRALAFDGLLGREGRVFIAVPLQDVHGLQALQRELGERFGESVALREEVGAVTAVGAGINADWSLLRRALGVAEELGARVHAVHTSPLQLTLLVDKQHMKGLTSRLHREFLGA comes from the coding sequence ATGCCAATCGTGGTGCAGAAGTATGGCGGCTCGTCGGTCGCCGACGTGGAGAAGCTTCGCCGGGTGGCCCTCCGGGTGAAGCAGACGCGCGAGCGGGGCTATCAGGTGGTGGTCGTCGTCTCCGCCCGGGGGGACACCACGGACGAGCTGCTGGCCCTGGCCAAGCAGGTGTCGGCGGATCCCCCGCGGCGCGAGCTGGACATGCTGCTCACGTGCGGCGAGCGCATCTCCATGGCGCTCCTGTCCATGGCGCTGCAGGAGATGGGCGTGCCGGCCATCAGCTTCACGGGCAGCCAGAGCGGCATCATCACCAATGACGTGCACTCGCAGGCGCGCATCGTCGAGGTGCGGCCCTACCGGATAGAAGAGGAGCTCGCGCGGGGCCAGGTGGTGATCGTCGCGGGCTACCAGGGCGTGTCCACCCGGCGCGAGGTGACGACGCTGGGGCGGGGAGGCTCGGACACCACGGCGGTGGCGCTCGCGGCGGCGCTGGGGGCCGAGGCGTGTGAAATCTACTCGGACGTGGACGGCATCTTCAGCGCGGATCCGCGGGTGGTGCCCGACGCGCGCAAGCTCGAGTCGCTCTCGTACGACGAGATGCAGGAGCTGGCGAGCGCGGGCGCCAAGGTGCTCAACGCCCAGGCGGTGGAGTTCGCCAAGGCGCGGGGCATCGTCATCCAGGCGCGCACGGCGCACGGACAGGGCACGGGCACCCGGGTGGAGCAGGGGACGCCCGGGGTCACCGGGGTCAAGGGGGTGACGGCCGAGGGGGAGATGGCGGTGCTGTCGGCGGTGGGCGCACCCGCCCGGGTGGCACAGGTGCTGGAGTTCCTGGACGCGCGGGCCGTGCGGGGCCGGGCGCTGGCCTTCGATGGTCTGTTGGGGCGAGAGGGCCGGGTGTTCATCGCGGTGCCCCTGCAGGACGTGCATGGGCTGCAGGCGCTCCAGCGCGAGCTGGGCGAGCGCTTCGGCGAGTCGGTGGCGCTGCGCGAGGAGGTGGGCGCGGTGACGGCGGTGGGAGCGGGCATCAACGCCGACTGGAGCCTCTTGCGGCGCGCGCTGGGGGTGGCCGAGGAGCTGGGCGCCCGGGTGCATGCGGTGCACACCTCGCCGCTCCAACTCACGCTCCTGGTGGATAAGCAACACATGAAGGGCCTGACGTCCCGGTTGCATCGGGAGTTCCTCGGAGCGTGA
- a CDS encoding ABC transporter ATP-binding protein, producing the protein MAMIEVRQLTKRYRERVAVDHLDFSLAEGEILGFLGPNGAGKSTTMKLLTGFLPPSEGTARVAGFDVFEHPLEVKRRIGYLPETPPLYPEMTVVGYLRFVARLKQVPGRGLDAEVERVAGLTGLSDVMGRLIQNLSKGYQQRVGLAQALLGSPPVLILDEPTEGLDPSQRAEVRALIKGLAGKHTVLLSTHILPEVTMTCEKVLILHQGRVVAYDTLRKLERQHSGAEGKASLEEIFIRLTAA; encoded by the coding sequence ATGGCCATGATCGAGGTGCGCCAGCTCACCAAGCGCTACCGGGAGCGCGTCGCCGTGGACCACCTGGACTTCTCCCTCGCCGAGGGTGAAATCCTCGGATTCCTGGGCCCCAATGGCGCGGGCAAGTCCACCACCATGAAGCTGCTCACCGGCTTCCTGCCCCCCTCCGAGGGCACCGCCCGGGTGGCCGGCTTCGACGTGTTCGAGCACCCGCTGGAGGTCAAACGACGCATCGGCTATCTGCCGGAGACGCCGCCGCTCTACCCGGAGATGACGGTGGTGGGCTACCTGCGCTTCGTGGCGCGGCTCAAGCAGGTGCCCGGCCGGGGGCTCGACGCCGAGGTGGAGCGGGTGGCCGGGCTCACCGGGCTGTCGGACGTGATGGGCCGGCTCATCCAGAACCTCTCCAAGGGCTACCAGCAGCGCGTGGGCCTCGCCCAGGCCCTGCTCGGCTCCCCGCCCGTGCTCATCCTCGACGAGCCCACCGAGGGCCTGGATCCCTCCCAGCGCGCCGAGGTGCGCGCCCTCATCAAGGGGCTCGCGGGCAAGCACACCGTCCTGCTCTCCACGCACATCCTCCCCGAGGTGACGATGACCTGCGAGAAGGTGCTCATCCTCCACCAGGGCCGCGTCGTGGCGTACGACACCCTGCGCAAGCTGGAGCGGCAGCACTCGGGCGCGGAGGGCAAGGCGTCCCTCGAGGAGATCTTCATCAGGTTGACCGCGGCCTGA
- a CDS encoding ABC transporter permease — protein sequence MRTALAIARKELSLYFTTPWAYAVLTAMQTLASFFFVNSLSEFQRAQDMARQFGWENVPPQFRNLTDGVMVPFWHTVMTLTLFVVPFLSMRLFAEEKRHKTFELLMTAPIRPVEIVLGKYLGGLGIVTATLGLTLLYPVLLAWLGQGESGAALEWGTVLLGYAGLLLWGATCMAIGLFISALTQSQMVAALVTFAVLLPWLLLGNLAQSADEPMRSVIAYVSFSSQLSGLLGGVLDLQTPVFFVSVILLALLLCHRTVEAQRWA from the coding sequence ATGCGCACCGCCCTGGCGATCGCCCGCAAGGAACTGTCGCTCTACTTCACCACGCCGTGGGCCTACGCGGTCCTCACCGCGATGCAGACCCTGGCGTCGTTCTTCTTCGTCAACTCCCTCTCCGAGTTCCAGCGGGCCCAGGACATGGCGCGCCAGTTCGGCTGGGAGAACGTCCCCCCGCAGTTCCGCAACCTCACCGACGGGGTGATGGTGCCCTTCTGGCACACGGTGATGACGCTCACGCTCTTCGTGGTGCCCTTCCTGTCCATGCGGCTGTTCGCCGAGGAGAAGCGGCACAAGACGTTCGAGCTGCTGATGACGGCGCCCATCCGCCCCGTGGAGATCGTCCTGGGCAAGTACCTCGGGGGGCTGGGCATCGTCACGGCCACGCTCGGGCTCACGCTCCTCTACCCCGTGCTGCTCGCGTGGCTCGGCCAGGGCGAGTCCGGCGCCGCGTTGGAGTGGGGCACGGTGCTGCTGGGCTACGCCGGGCTCCTGTTGTGGGGGGCAACCTGCATGGCCATCGGCCTGTTCATCTCCGCGCTTACCCAGAGCCAGATGGTGGCCGCGCTGGTGACCTTCGCCGTGCTGCTGCCCTGGCTGCTGCTCGGCAACCTCGCCCAGAGCGCCGACGAGCCCATGCGCTCCGTCATCGCCTATGTGTCCTTCTCCTCGCAGCTCTCGGGGCTGCTCGGTGGCGTGTTGGATCTCCAGACCCCCGTCTTCTTCGTCTCCGTCATCCTGCTCGCGCTGCTGCTCTGCCACCGCACGGTGGAAGCGCAGCGGTGGGCTTGA
- a CDS encoding GldG family protein has product MKAANLGRILGGLGLLLLLSSPFTLFLTSGSTSLFVIKAVLGLGLVAVYFATNFKRLGQFASRRSSFFFGSSALTVLLALLGLGAVNYIAHARNKRWDLTEHKVFTLSPQTVSVLQSLREPVRAIAFLAPEHPAREGLRATFERYRIEAPERFSYSFEDPQRRPDLTRKYSLRGGQTTVVLVRGEGAQETHTSLNVISEQDLTNALLQLSHAGNQRVYFVIGHGEWPLEREIPRPGQQGRTTSLSELRRQLTQEGYAPRELNLGGGTPVPRDAALLVVAGAKAPFNEPEVESLREYLAAGGRMIYFAEVYGEPGPELRKLFAEYGVGIDPGVVADAQFNGGSPYLIVSLFYGEHEISRLLRQRQLNIELPTARGLTVLGEGLAPGVKVESVLRTSPYGWEESSPDEKPAPGEGERTGQIPLVTASSRSTANAENKRFDESRLVVVGDSELLFDSNWGHEGNRNLVMNAFGWATHQSDKVTIRPPDRATSTLTLDAATLGRIRFLATDVLPLSLLGVGLAIWLSRRNK; this is encoded by the coding sequence ATGAAAGCGGCCAACCTCGGTAGGATCCTGGGCGGACTCGGGCTCTTGCTGCTGCTGTCCAGCCCCTTCACCCTCTTCCTCACCTCGGGCTCGACCTCCCTCTTCGTCATCAAGGCGGTGCTGGGGCTCGGGCTCGTGGCGGTGTACTTCGCCACCAACTTCAAGCGGCTCGGCCAGTTCGCCTCGCGGCGCTCCAGCTTCTTCTTCGGCAGCAGCGCGCTGACGGTGCTCCTGGCGCTGCTCGGGCTCGGGGCCGTCAACTACATCGCCCACGCGCGCAACAAGCGCTGGGACCTGACGGAGCACAAGGTCTTCACGCTGTCGCCCCAGACGGTGAGCGTGCTCCAGTCCCTGCGCGAGCCCGTGCGCGCCATCGCCTTCCTCGCCCCGGAGCACCCCGCGCGCGAGGGTCTGCGCGCCACCTTCGAGCGCTACCGCATCGAGGCACCCGAGCGCTTCTCCTACTCCTTCGAGGATCCGCAGCGCCGTCCGGATCTCACCCGGAAGTACTCGCTGCGCGGTGGTCAGACGACGGTGGTGCTCGTGCGCGGCGAGGGCGCCCAGGAGACCCACACCTCGCTCAACGTCATCAGCGAGCAGGATCTCACCAACGCCCTGCTGCAGCTCTCCCACGCGGGCAACCAGCGGGTGTACTTCGTCATCGGCCATGGCGAGTGGCCCCTGGAGCGCGAAATTCCCCGCCCCGGCCAGCAGGGCCGCACGACGAGCCTGTCGGAGCTGCGGCGACAGCTCACCCAGGAGGGCTATGCCCCGCGGGAGCTCAACCTCGGGGGAGGCACGCCGGTGCCCCGGGACGCCGCGCTGCTCGTCGTCGCGGGAGCCAAGGCGCCCTTCAACGAGCCCGAGGTGGAGTCGCTGCGCGAGTACCTCGCCGCCGGCGGAAGGATGATCTACTTCGCCGAGGTCTACGGAGAGCCGGGGCCCGAGCTGAGGAAGCTGTTCGCGGAGTATGGCGTGGGGATTGATCCGGGCGTGGTCGCCGACGCGCAGTTCAACGGTGGCAGCCCCTACCTCATCGTGTCCCTCTTCTATGGCGAGCATGAGATCTCCCGGCTGCTGCGCCAGCGGCAACTCAACATCGAGCTGCCCACCGCCCGGGGCCTCACGGTGCTCGGCGAGGGGCTCGCGCCGGGCGTGAAGGTGGAGAGCGTGCTGCGCACCTCGCCCTATGGCTGGGAGGAGTCGTCGCCCGACGAGAAGCCGGCCCCCGGCGAGGGCGAGCGCACGGGGCAGATTCCCCTCGTCACCGCCAGCTCGCGCTCGACGGCGAATGCCGAGAACAAGCGCTTCGATGAGTCGCGGCTCGTGGTGGTGGGCGACTCGGAGCTGCTCTTCGATTCCAACTGGGGCCACGAGGGCAACCGCAACCTGGTGATGAACGCCTTCGGCTGGGCCACCCATCAATCCGACAAGGTCACCATCCGCCCGCCCGACCGGGCGACCTCCACCCTCACCCTGGACGCGGCCACGCTCGGCCGCATCCGTTTCCTCGCCACCGATGTGCTGCCCCTGTCGCTGCTCGGCGTGGGCCTGGCCATCTGGCTCTCGAGGCGCAACAAGTGA
- a CDS encoding DUF4340 domain-containing protein, with protein sequence MNARQKNLVTLLAAAVVAGGLGLYAYFGVMKPQSERPPAPETPGALFPTSSPGEPGTDAGTPAAPVFTSISIERPQGKVELELRDGTWRITSPMSALAERKRVLGLIDQLADAKFTGTVTDKPTDEELERFGLKPPQATVSARAYVPDEQGGGAQDPSRQRSVTFHLGIENIFDGSVYVRREGDPHVYLASGALRVMLLNDISAWRSHEVFTVDESSLLRIELKGRKDTVVLERATTDKPWQMARPMVMRADSKRVARIFSDLKLHKALGFPEPEWEPQVVRALEKPAVEATLVPKIGGPLRIQLVELEVGGYKRTFARTEGGAEPMLAEVDSNTLNVLTPPPLDFKSKKVLEMRAGDVQKLVIHPGGRGEPITLEQNPETNRWEVVSPLAGRAREFKVASLLGSLEKLEAEAVAATGAKLGARHGITDGSRGVTLMDGAGHEIARLWIGNPVPGNDLRTFGRGSSEDIYELKTAALEALPLSLEELLGQGQGSAP encoded by the coding sequence GTGAACGCCCGGCAGAAGAACCTCGTCACCTTGCTGGCCGCCGCGGTGGTGGCCGGAGGACTCGGCCTCTACGCGTACTTCGGGGTGATGAAGCCCCAGTCCGAGCGGCCTCCGGCGCCGGAGACGCCCGGCGCGCTCTTCCCCACCTCCTCGCCCGGGGAGCCCGGCACGGATGCGGGCACCCCGGCCGCGCCCGTCTTCACCTCCATTTCCATCGAGCGTCCCCAGGGCAAGGTGGAGCTGGAGCTGCGCGACGGCACCTGGCGCATCACCTCGCCGATGTCCGCGCTGGCCGAGCGCAAGCGGGTGCTCGGGCTGATCGACCAACTGGCGGACGCGAAGTTCACCGGGACGGTCACCGACAAGCCCACCGACGAGGAGCTGGAGCGCTTCGGGTTGAAGCCGCCTCAAGCCACCGTGTCCGCCCGGGCCTACGTGCCGGATGAGCAGGGAGGTGGCGCGCAGGACCCCTCGCGCCAGCGCTCGGTGACGTTCCACCTGGGCATCGAGAACATCTTTGACGGCTCGGTGTACGTGCGCCGCGAGGGAGACCCCCACGTGTACCTCGCCAGCGGCGCGCTGCGCGTCATGCTCCTCAATGACATCTCCGCGTGGAGGAGCCACGAGGTCTTCACCGTGGACGAGTCCTCGCTGCTGCGCATCGAGCTCAAGGGGCGCAAGGACACCGTGGTGCTGGAGCGGGCCACCACCGACAAGCCCTGGCAGATGGCCCGTCCGATGGTGATGCGCGCGGACTCCAAGCGCGTGGCGCGCATCTTCTCCGACTTGAAGCTCCACAAGGCCCTCGGCTTCCCGGAACCGGAGTGGGAGCCCCAGGTGGTGCGCGCGTTGGAGAAGCCCGCGGTGGAGGCCACCCTGGTGCCCAAGATAGGAGGGCCCCTGCGCATCCAGCTCGTGGAGCTGGAGGTGGGCGGCTACAAGCGGACCTTCGCGCGGACCGAGGGCGGGGCGGAGCCCATGCTGGCCGAGGTGGACTCCAATACCCTCAACGTCCTGACGCCACCGCCCCTGGACTTCAAGAGCAAGAAGGTGCTCGAGATGCGGGCCGGTGATGTCCAGAAGCTCGTCATCCACCCTGGAGGACGTGGCGAGCCCATCACCCTGGAGCAGAACCCGGAAACCAACCGCTGGGAAGTGGTGTCCCCCCTTGCCGGCCGGGCCCGGGAGTTCAAGGTGGCGTCCCTGCTGGGCTCCCTGGAGAAACTCGAGGCGGAGGCCGTGGCCGCCACCGGGGCGAAGCTCGGCGCGCGCCATGGCATCACCGACGGCTCTCGCGGGGTCACGCTGATGGATGGCGCGGGCCATGAGATCGCGCGGCTGTGGATCGGAAACCCCGTGCCGGGCAACGACCTGCGCACCTTCGGACGGGGCTCGTCCGAGGACATCTACGAGCTGAAAACCGCCGCGCTCGAGGCCCTGCCCCTGTCGCTGGAGGAGTTGCTGGGTCAGGGACAGGGCAGCGCGCCCTGA